In Enoplosus armatus isolate fEnoArm2 chromosome 2, fEnoArm2.hap1, whole genome shotgun sequence, one DNA window encodes the following:
- the LOC139300192 gene encoding homeobox protein MSH-C-like, whose protein sequence is MAPSPRVMMNPVQGSPSQDAKQLHQKEETDTEGEELQPKDMTTEKGYKLQRSSLPFSVESLISKKTTCRTSYSPSDLAVVLPKPVPGQGAQFSPRTLYAERKVSAESSQGVSSSSSEDSPQFCDKDQSTWFQTTSFSTPSRNSSPTACTLRKHKNNRKPRTPFTTSQLLALERKFRQKQYLSIAERAEFSNSLNLTETQVKIWFQNRRAKAKRLQEAELEKFKLASKPVLPAFALPFPLGAHMGSPTWGPSNAFPRPSLPVPGLFSGPVTYGMYYLS, encoded by the exons ATGGCCCCATCCCCTCGCGTCATGATGAATCCTGTGCAGGGGTCGCCGTCCCAAGACGCCAAACAGCTTCATCAAAAAGAGGAGACGGACACGGAGGGCGAGGAACTTCAGCCTAAAGACATGACCACTGAGAAAGGATACAAACTCCAGCGGAGCAGCCTCCCGTTTAGCGTCGAGTCGTTGATTTCCAAGAAGACCACCTGTCGGACTTCTTATTCCCCCTCAGACTTAGCTGTGGTCCTGCCGAAGCCCGTGCCGGGACAGGGCGCGCAGTTCTCTCCAAGGACTCTTTACGCGGAGAGGAAGGTTTCCGCGGAGAGCTCGCAGggtgtttccagcagctccagcGAGGACAGTCCGCAGTTTTGTGACAAAGATCAGAGCACTTGGTTCCAGACGACCTCCTTTTCCACTCCGTCCCGTAA CTCAAGTCCAACTGCGTGTACTTTAcggaaacacaaaaacaacaggaaacctCGCACTCCCTTCACTACCTCCCAGCTGCTGGCGCTGGAGCGCAAGTTTCGCCAGAAGCAGTACCTCTCCATCGCCGAGAGAGCCGAGTTCTCCAACTCTCTCAACCTGACGGAGACGCAGGTCAAAATCTGGTTTCAGAACAGGAGGGCCAAAGCCAAGAGACTGCAGGAGGCCGAGCTGGAAAAGTTTAAACTGGCCTCCAAGCCCGTCCTGCCCGCCTTCGCGCTGCCGTTCCCCCTCGGTGCGCACATGGGGTCTCCGACATGGGGCCCGTCAAACGCCTTCCCGAGGCCCAGTCTGCCGGTCCCAGGACTGTTCAGTGGACCCGTCACCTATGGGATGTACTATTTGTCttaa